In Aegilops tauschii subsp. strangulata cultivar AL8/78 chromosome 3, Aet v6.0, whole genome shotgun sequence, one genomic interval encodes:
- the LOC109782016 gene encoding uncharacterized protein, producing MVRKLVDPKNYEEDKGVGLLVAGSEFTIDFKSSRDFGNIDENGRRGAAAAGPGRNGGRRAPPLDLDGTEGEAQPPPACVSKVLDDDNLLTEIIVRVGFPTSLVRAAGVCRRWLSHASDRAFLRRFRELHPPTLLGFYLKIYHKETTRFFPMLPQPPELAAVIRRADFRLDTYDSDTNQRLMAVCRNGSVVTSWHKVKSPRDEIAFTVQYPLCYDRGMTILPGLSLTIEESGYSTTWTRLFSKEEGDGLSHFFLVVEIISKPVHVYTLQNGDGAWRKHLTLADCDLHPGLGARAVLSDNKIYAVSSMKDIVVVDLKAAISSTIQAPHGVDFDLLDTVMLPRADDGSGVYLIHIKELQLHIWLHNGDNWLLVDTICLTEICADLLEDDSTADFTIVHVGDYNEFVFLEMDQCILYLDIKRRTLRKVSREYDLFDIYPFMMSWPPIFPVLMDSPSSDAT from the exons ATGGTTCGGAAGCTCGTGGACCCTAAGAACTACGAAGAAGACAAAGGGGTTGGCTTATTAGTGGCTGGCAGCGAGTTCACTATCGATTTTAAGAGCTCTCGCGACTTTGGCAACATAGATGA GAATGGAAGGAGAGGCGCAGCCGCCGCTGGACCTGGACGGAACGGGGGGCGACGCGCACCGCCGCTGGATCTGGACGGAACGGAGGGCGAGGCGCAGCCGCCGCCGGCGTGTGTGTCCAAGGTGCTCGACGACGACAACCTCCTGACGGAGATCATCGTCCGCGTCGGCTTCCCCACCAGCCTCGTGCGCGCCGCCGGTGTCTGCAGGCGCTGGCTCAGCCACGCCTCCGACCGCGCCTTCCTCCGCCGTTTCCGCGAGCTCCACCCGCCCACACTCCTCGGCTTCTACCTCAAAATCTACCATAAGGAGACCACACGCTTCTTCCCAATGCTGCCTCAGCCCCCGGAGCTCGCTGCCGTCATCCGCCGCGCAGACTTCCGCTTGGACACCTACGACTCAGATACCAATCAGAGGCTGATGGCGGTCTGCCGGAACGGCAGCGTCGTCACCAGCTGGCACAAGGTAAAAAGCCCCAGAGATGAAATTGCATTTACAGTGCAATACCCGCTGTGCTATGATAGAGGTATGACCATCCTCCCAGGATTAAGCCTCACAATCGAGGAATCCGGCTACTCCACCACTTGGACACGGCTCTTCTCTAAAGAAGAAGGGGATGGCTTGTCCCACTTTTTTCTCGTCGTGGAGATCATAAGCAAACCTGTTCATGTGTATACGTTGCAAAATGGTGACGGTGCCTGGCGCAAACATCTTACCTTGGCCGACTGCGATCTGCATCCAGGACTTGGTGCGAGAGCTGTGCTGTCTGACAACAAAATCTATGCGGTGAGCTCCATGAAAGACATTGTTGTCGTGGATTTGAAGGCCGCAATCTCATCGACAATTCAGGCCCCACACGGGGTGGATTTTGACCTACTGGACACCGTCATGTTGCCGCGGGCTGATGATGGTTCTGGTGTGTATCTCATCCATATCAAGGAGCTTCAACTTCACATCTGGCTTCACAATGGGGACAACTGGTTGCTGGTGGACACCATTTGCTTGACTGAAATCTGTGCTGATTTGCTTGAGGATGATTCTACTGCTGATTTCACGATTGTCCATGTGGGGGACTATAATGAGTTTGTGTTCTTGGAGATGGATCAATGCATACTCTACTTGGATATCAAACGCAGGACCCTGCGCAAAGTGTCAAGGGAGTATGATTTGTTTGATATCTATCCTTTTATGATGAGCTGGCCTCCCATCTTCCCTGTGCTCATGGATAGCCCTTCAAG CGACGCCACTTGA
- the LOC109782005 gene encoding uncharacterized protein has translation MRSCMPPMACGGGGATGTGECTGSFSSVSSTGEGLGEEFRLPFLAINPPEIGEDDGDLRLVIAGTSDPLSAPPATTTKKKKRCLPGTPDPSAEVIALSPRTLMATNRFVCEICHKGFQRDQNLQLHRRGHNLPWKLRQRGAEGGAAPRKRAYVCPEPACVHHDPRRALGDLTGIKKHFCRKHGEKKWKCDRCAKRYAVHSDWKAHAKVCGTREYRCDCGTLFSRRDSFVTHRAFCDALAQENSKLAQPAMNMATVASALQGQQHAHHHHNLMLPSTHADDLDMDADEASAFEPDIKSPHLKMFSDYDADAAAADNPLGCMLSSLGAAPSAFSPSSGLSMLGLHAGPSDAAAMGGCYSPGNGSLASMSATALLQKAAQMGATTSSGYGVSFTPGHPGLASTMAGLDRFPCSAGPFGPMRTHGPYDGVVGFGVGGLMPGQLYNDGDNGATRNVGPVASGADNPLDDERRRRQAAGGDDVHVVDYMGVEHQRTSYGSVSSASPFADHTGPWA, from the exons ATGCGCAGTTGCATGCCGCCCATGGCGTGCGGGGGCGGCGGTGCCACGGGGACGGGGGAGTGCACTGGGAGCTTCTCTTCCGTGAGCAGCACGGGGGAGGGGCTGGGGGAGGAGTTCCGGCTGCCGTTCCTGGCCATAAACCCGCCGGAGATCGGTGAAGACGACGGCGATCTCCGGCTCGTGATTGCGGGCACCTCCGACCCGCTGTCCGCCCCGCCGGCCACAacgaccaagaagaagaagagatgcCTTCCCGGGACTCCAG ACCCGAGCGCGGAGGTGATCGCGCTGTCGCCGCGGACGCTGATGGCGACGAACCGGTTCGTGTGCGAGATCTGCCACAAGGGCTTCCAGCGGGACCAGAACCTGCAGCTGCACCGGCGCGGCCACAACCTGCCGTGGAAGCTGCGGCAGCGCGGCGCcgagggcggggcggcgccgcGGAAGCGCGCGTACGTGTGCCCGGAGCCGGCGTGCGTGCACCACGACCCCCGGCGCGCGCTGGGCGACCTCACCGGCATCAAGAAGCACTTCTGCCGCAAGCACGGCGAGAAGAAGTGGAAGTGCGACCGCTGCGCCAAGCGCTACGCCGTGCACTCCGACTGGAAGGCCCACGCCAAGGTCTGCGGCACCCGCGAGTACCGCTGCGACTGCGGCACCCTCTTCTCCAG GAGGGACAGCTTCGTTACGCACCGGGCCTTCTGCGACGCGCTGGCGCAGGAGAACAGCAAGCTGGCGCAGCCGGCCATGAACATGGCCACGGTGGCTTCGGCGCTCCAGGGCCAGCAGCACGCTCACCACCACCACAACCTCATGCTGCCGTCCACCCACGCCGACGACCTCGACATGGACGCCGACGAGGCCTCCGCCTTCGAGCCGGACATCAAGAGCCCGCACCTGAAGATGTTCTCCGACTACGACGCCGACGCAGCCGCCGCCGACAACCCGCTGGGCTGCATGCTGTCCAGCCTCGGCGCCGCTCCGTCGGCCTTCAGCCCGAGCAGCGGGCTCAGCATGCTGGGCCTGCATGCAGGGCCGAGCGACGCCGCCGCCATGGGCGGCTGCTACTCCCCGGGCAACGGCAGCCTGGCGAGCATGTCCGCCACGGCGCTGCTGCAGAAGGCGGCCCAGATGGGCGCGACGACGTCGAGCGGCTACGGCGTGAGCTTCACCCCTGGCCACCCGGGCCTCGCGTCCACCATGGCCGGGCTCGACCGCTTCCCTTGTAGCGCGGGCCCGTTCGGGCCGATGAGAACCCACGGCCCGTACGACGGGGTGGTCGGGTTCGGCGTCGGTGGGCTGATGCCTGGCCAGCTCTACAACGACGGGGACAACGGCGCGACGAGGAACGTCGGACCCGTGGCCAGCGGCGCGGACAACCCGTTGGACGATGAGCGCCGGCGCCGGCAAGCCGCCGGCGGCGACGACGTGCACGTGGTGGACTACATGGGCGTCGAGCACCAGAGAACAAGCTACGGTAGCGTGAGTAGCGCCAGCCCGTTCGCGGATCACACGGGCCCGTGGGCCTAG
- the LOC120976986 gene encoding uncharacterized protein, with product MVGCSNGSVFTRRLNFTSCGNFDLDTYELVFAVHSPLCYEGGMAFLPGLHLRMPSLYSWAQLFSKEEGDGSSYFYVMVEALDTMEPTLNVYMLQNGGNAWHKHLTLVSDLLWRPSSHKGVLIDNKIYVATYNAIVVLDLTSSILSTIQLPHGVGFGLGATVLSRADDGSVLYLIHIKELQLHIWLHNGDNWLLVDTICLSEMCANFPEDELTTCIRINHVGDYNEYVFLEMDQYALYLDVKCRTLRKVCEMIADEYHLGDIYPFMMSWPPIFPTLSPARDAT from the exons ATGGTGGGCTGCTCGAACGGCAGTGTCTTCACCCGCCGCCTAAACTTCACCAGCTGCGGAAACTTCGACCTGGACACCTACGAGCTCGTATTTGCAGTGCACAGCCCGCTGTGCTATGAGGGAGGTATGGCCTTCCTCCCAGGATTACATCTCAGAATGCCCTCTTTGTACAGTTGGGCACAACTCTTCTCCAAAGAAGAAGGGGACGGGTCGTCCTACTTTTACGTCATGGTGGAGGCCCTGGATACCATGGAACCTACGTTAAATGTGTATATGTTACAAAATGGTGGTAATGCCTGGCACAAACATCTCACCTTGGTGTCGGACCTCCTCTGGCGTCCATCTAGTCACAAAGGCGTGCTCATTGACAACAAAATCTATGTCGCGACCTACAATGCAATTGTTGTCCTGGATTTGACGTCCTCAATCTTATCGACAATTCAGCTCCCACACGGGGTGGGTTTTGGCCTAGGCGCCACCGTGTTGTCACGGGCCGATGATGGTTCTGTTTTATATCTCATCCATATCAAGGAGCTTCAACTTCACATCTGGCTCCACAATGGGGACAACTGGCTGCTGGTGGACACCATTTGCTTGAGTGAAATGTGTGCTAATTTTCCTGAGGATGAGCTTACTACTTGTATCCGGATAAACCATGTGGGGGACTATAATGAGTATGTATTCTTGGAGATGGATCAATATGCACTCTACTTGGATGTCAAGTGCAGGACGCTGCGTAAAGTGTGCGAGATGATAGCAGATGAGTATCATTTGGGTGATATCTATCCTTTTATGATGAGCTGGCCTCCCATTTTCCCTACTCTCAGTCCTGCAAG GGATGCCACTTGA